CGGGCGGCCAGCGGGTAGAACGCGCCGGTCCGGTCGCGGGCCTCGGTGACGCCGTCGGTGTGCAGCAGCAGGGTCCGGCCGGGCGGCAGCGGGACGGTGGCGGGCGGCTCGGGCGGACCGGCGGCGAGGTGGCCCAGGCCCAGCGGGAGGTCCTCCGCACAGCGGACGGTGCCGACGCTGCCCGGGGCCACCAGCAGCGGGGCGAGGTGGCCCCGGTTGACCAGGTCGATCTCGGCGGAGCCGGGACGGTGCTGGAGCAGCACCGCGGTGACGAACAGCTCGCGGTCGCCGCCCTGCTCGGCGTCGCGGCCGACCTGCCGGTCCAACTGGTCGGCCAGCTCGCCGAGTTCGGCGGTCTCGTGGGCGGCCACCCGGAACGCGCCGATCACGTCGGCGGCGGTGCGCACCGCGTCCAGCCCCTTGCCGCGGACGTCCCCGAGCAGGATTCGGGTCCCGTACCGGGTCTCGCACACCTCGTACAGGTCGCCGCCGATGCCGACGTCCGCCTGCGCGGGGTGGTAGAGCCCGGCGGTGCGCAGGCCCCCGGCGCGGGCCGGGACCGGGCGCAGCACGGCGTGCTGGAGGGTGTCGGTGACGACCTGCATCCGGACCAGGTCGCGGGCCTGGCGGCGGCGCTGCGCGGCGAGCCCGGCACCGATCGCGCCGGCCAGCACGGTGGCCAGGTAGGTCCACAGGTGGTGCTGCTCGGTCAGGTGCCCGGCCCGCAGGGCGAGCAGCGCCTGGAGGGCGACGGTGACGACGGCGGAACCGGCGACCAGCCCGGACCCGCCGCTGGACGCGACCACCACCGGGATCACCGTGAGCAGGAAGCCCGCCGCGACGGAACTGGGGATCGACCACTCCAGGACCAGGTCCGCGACCAGCAGCAGGACCGGCAGCAGCCGCACCCAGACGGGCACCCGCAGCGCCCGGGCCATCGCGGCCTCCCAGCGCGCCCCGGCCTGCCGGGGATCGCTCCCGCCACCGCTCCCGCCGCTGTCCTCGACGCCGTTCCCGGCCCCGCTCCCGGCGCCGTTCCGGATGCCGCTCCCGGCGCCGTCCTCGATGCCGCTCCCGAGACCGTGCCCGGCGGCGTTCTCCGGCGGCGGAGCGGCGGCCGGGCGCGGGATGGGGCCGGCGCTGCGGACTGCGGTGGCGGGCGACGCTGCCATGCTGACCTCCTGGACGACCGGTACGGGTGCGGACTTCCTTCCATCGTGGGGTGCGGCGGGTCCCGGCCACTGCCCGCCAAGGTCCCGACGGTTCGGGACCTTGGACCTGTTCCGGCCGGGCAGGGGGACGTGCTGTGAGCCGGTTCACCGGGAAAGCCGGTGGACACGGGAATGCGGGCCGGCCCCCGCAGCAGTCCGACGCGCTCCGGTCCGGCCCCGCCACGTGGCGGGGCCGCCACGTGGCGGGGCCGACGCCCACCCTGCCGGTGCATCGGCCGTGAGCGGCGGCGGTGGGTGTCGGTGGTGGGTGTCGGTGGCGGACGGGCCGGGCTCGGTAGGCTGGGCGGCCATGGAAATCTGGATCAACCCGCGGTGCGGCAAGTGCCGCACCGCCCTGGGCGAACTCGACGCGGCCGGGGCGGACTACACCGTGCGCCGCTACCTGGACGAGCCGCCGACGGCCGCCGAACTCACCGAGGTGCTGGGCCGGTTGGGCCTGGAGCCGTGGGACGTGGCCCGGCTGGACGAGGCCGTGGCCAAGGAACTGGGCCTGCGCTCCTGGGGCCGCGAGGACGCCGACCGGGCCCGCTGGACGGCGGCGATGGCCGCGCACCCGGCGCTGATCCAGCGCCCGATCATCACCGCGGACGACGGCTACACCGTGATCGGGCGCACCCCGGACGCGCTGAAGGACGTCCTCGCGCACTGACGCCCCTGCGGTGACGCCCGCACGCCGACGCCCGCACGCTGCCGCCCGCGCGCCGACGCCCCGCACGGCGACGCCCCGCACGGCGACGCCCGGCGCGCCGGAGTCCCGCGCGGGGCCCGCGGGCGGTCCCGTCCCGGGCGGTGACAGCGGGCTGACAGCGGTCTGTGAGCGGGCCCCGGCAGGCTGGGGCGGTCCATTCCCCGAGCCTGCCGGGAGCGCACCGTGTCCGACCTGCCGATCCGCCGTCTGACCGTCACCGGGGTGCACCGGCCCACGCCGCGGACCGCCCGGGTCACCTTCGCGCTGCCGCCCGGCGGGTTCGCCCTGGCCGGGCCCGACCAGCAGGTCAAGCTGTACTTCCCCCGCCCCGGCCAGGACGCCCCGGAACTCCCCGTCCCGGCCCCGGGCCAGGACCTGATGAGCTGGTACCACGCCTGCCACGCCGTCCCCGAGGACCGCCGCCCGTGGATGCGCTCCTTCACCCTGCGCGCCCACGACGCCGAACTCCACACCGTGGACGTCGACTTCGTCCTGCACGGCACGGCCGGGACGGCCGGAGCGCCCGGGACGGCCGGAGCGCCCGGGACGGCCGGAGCGCCCGGGGCGGGCGGACCGGCCGCCGCGTGGGCCGCGCAGGCCCGGCCCGGGCAGGTGCTGGCGATGTTCGGGCCCTCCCCCGAGTTCGCCCGCCCGTTCCCGCTGGGCGGCGGTCTGCCGCTGCTGTTCGCCTGCGACGAGTCCGCGCTGCCCGCCCTCGGCACCCTGGTCGAGGCCCTGCCGGCCGATGCCCGGGCCCATGCCTGGATCGAGGTGGCCAGCCCCGAGGAGGAGCAACCCCTGCTCGGCTTCGGCGAGTTGACCGCCCACTGGGTCCACCGCGGGGACGCCCCCCACGGCGCCCGCCTGCTCGCCGCCCTGCGCACCGCCGAGCTCCCGCCCGCCCCCGGTCCCGCCTGGCTGGCCGGCGAGGCCACCACCGTCCGCGCCCTGCGCCGCCACCTGATCGAGGACCGCCGCCTCCCCCGCCCCACCGTCCACTCCACCGGCTACTGGCGCACCCGCCTCACCCAGGACGACGCCCCCACCCCCGAGGACCTCGCCGACGCCCAGGAGACCCTCCGCCAGCTCCAGGGCAACTGAGCCCGGCCGCCCGCACCACCGTCACCCTCCTCCGCGCCCGCCCCTGGCGCGCACCGGCGGCTGCTACCTTCCCGCGGGTGACGAGTCTTCTCCAACCGCCGCTGCTCACCCGCCTGCTGACCGCCGAACGCGTCCTGATCGCCGGTGCCGGCGGCGGCCACGACGTGTACGCGGGGCTGCCGATCGCGCTCGCGCTGCGGGCCGCCGGGCGCGAGGTGCACCTGGCGAACCTGGCGTTCACCCACCACTACGGCCTGGACGGCGGGGCCTGGGTGGGCCCGCAACTGGCCCGGATCACGCCGGACACCCGTTCCGCCGAGCCGAAGTTCCCCGAGCGCTCGCTGGCCCGCTGGCTGCGCGCGCACCAACTGCCGGACACCGTCTGGGCGTTCGCCTCGGTCGGGGTGAAACCGCTGCGGGCGGCCTACCGCGCCCTGGTGCGGCGGCTCGGGATCGACGCGATCCTGCTGGTGGACGGCGGGACGGACATCCTGATGCGCGGCGACGAGGCCGGCCTCGGCACCCCGGAGGAGGACATGGCCTCGCTCGCCGCCGTCGCCGGGCTCCGGAACGTGCCGCAACGCCTGGTCGCCTGCCTCGGGTTCGGCATCGACGCCCACCACGGCGTCAGCCACGGCCTGGTGCTGGAGAACCTGGCCGCGCTGCAACGCGAGGGCGGCTACCTGGGCGCGTTCTCGGTCCCCGCCGACTCCCCCGAGGCCGCGCTCTACCTGGACGCCGTCGCCCACGCCCGCGACGAGTGCCCCGAACGCCCCAGCATCGTGCAGGGTTCGGTCGCCGCCGCGCTGCGCGGCGAGTTCGGCGACGCGGGGCCGGCCGAGCCCGTTCCCGGCAGCGAGCCGTTCGTCAACCCGCTGATGACGCTCTACTTCGGCGTCACGGTCGAGGCGCTCGCCGCCCGGAACCGCTA
This is a stretch of genomic DNA from Kitasatospora fiedleri. It encodes these proteins:
- a CDS encoding PP2C family protein-serine/threonine phosphatase, yielding MAASPATAVRSAGPIPRPAAAPPPENAAGHGLGSGIEDGAGSGIRNGAGSGAGNGVEDSGGSGGGSDPRQAGARWEAAMARALRVPVWVRLLPVLLLVADLVLEWSIPSSVAAGFLLTVIPVVVASSGGSGLVAGSAVVTVALQALLALRAGHLTEQHHLWTYLATVLAGAIGAGLAAQRRRQARDLVRMQVVTDTLQHAVLRPVPARAGGLRTAGLYHPAQADVGIGGDLYEVCETRYGTRILLGDVRGKGLDAVRTAADVIGAFRVAAHETAELGELADQLDRQVGRDAEQGGDRELFVTAVLLQHRPGSAEIDLVNRGHLAPLLVAPGSVGTVRCAEDLPLGLGHLAAGPPEPPATVPLPPGRTLLLHTDGVTEARDRTGAFYPLAARLATLPATDPDAVVAFLDRDVRRHAGSLTDDVAVLALTPA
- a CDS encoding arsenate reductase family protein, whose protein sequence is MEIWINPRCGKCRTALGELDAAGADYTVRRYLDEPPTAAELTEVLGRLGLEPWDVARLDEAVAKELGLRSWGREDADRARWTAAMAAHPALIQRPIITADDGYTVIGRTPDALKDVLAH
- a CDS encoding siderophore-interacting protein; this encodes MSDLPIRRLTVTGVHRPTPRTARVTFALPPGGFALAGPDQQVKLYFPRPGQDAPELPVPAPGQDLMSWYHACHAVPEDRRPWMRSFTLRAHDAELHTVDVDFVLHGTAGTAGAPGTAGAPGTAGAPGAGGPAAAWAAQARPGQVLAMFGPSPEFARPFPLGGGLPLLFACDESALPALGTLVEALPADARAHAWIEVASPEEEQPLLGFGELTAHWVHRGDAPHGARLLAALRTAELPPAPGPAWLAGEATTVRALRRHLIEDRRLPRPTVHSTGYWRTRLTQDDAPTPEDLADAQETLRQLQGN
- a CDS encoding DUF1152 domain-containing protein translates to MTSLLQPPLLTRLLTAERVLIAGAGGGHDVYAGLPIALALRAAGREVHLANLAFTHHYGLDGGAWVGPQLARITPDTRSAEPKFPERSLARWLRAHQLPDTVWAFASVGVKPLRAAYRALVRRLGIDAILLVDGGTDILMRGDEAGLGTPEEDMASLAAVAGLRNVPQRLVACLGFGIDAHHGVSHGLVLENLAALQREGGYLGAFSVPADSPEAALYLDAVAHARDECPERPSIVQGSVAAALRGEFGDAGPAEPVPGSEPFVNPLMTLYFGVTVEALAARNRYLDRLEGTTTTREIASAIADFREELPRLRPARAFPH